The DNA region GGCGCGCGGGCGGTCAGCAAGGCCATCGCCAAGGACCTCGAAGACATCGCGGCGGCGCTGGAGGGCCGCAGCGGCTGAGCCACGCGGTCCTGCGCGCCCCGCGCCCACTCTCCGAAGCCGCCCGCAGCCCTCTGACCTCAGCCTCAGGCCGTCTTTCCTCGGTCGTCAGTCCCTCAGCCCTTCACCGCACCGGCGGTGAGCCCCTGCACGATGTGACGGCTGGCGAAGGCGAACAGCACCATCGTGGGCAGGATGGTGAGGACCGCGGCCGCGGACATGGATCCCCAGTCGATGTTGAAGCTGGAGATGAAGCCGTTCAGGGCCGTGGGGACGGTCTTGTTGCTGTCGCTGTTCATCAGCGTCACCGACAGGAACAGCTCGTTCCAGCAGTTGACGAAGTTGAAGATGAACGCGGCCACGATCCCCGGACGCATCACCGGCAGGAGCACCCGGAACAGTGCTCCGAACCGGGACAGGCCATCGATCATCGCGGCCTCCTCCAACGCGTCCGGGATGTTCTCGAAGAAGCCCCGGAGCATCACCGTGCAGAAGGGGATGCACACGGCGACGTACACGAGGATGAGCCCGAGCCTGTTGTCGACCAGGTTGAGGTCGGTCATGAGCAGGTACAGCGGTCCCAGCGCGATGAAGGTCGGGATCATCTGGGTGACCAGCGCGGCCATCAGCAGGGCGGACTTGGTGCGGAACTCGAAGCGGGCCAGCACATAGGCCGACAGCATCGAGATCGCGGTGGCCACCGCGCCCGCCACGAACGCGACGATGAGGCTGTTGGTGAGGTAGACACCGAAGTCGGCCTTCCCGAAGAGCCCGCTGTAGTTCTCCAGCGAGAAGTGCTCGGGCCAGTAGGCGATCGGGAAGGCGAAGATGTCGCCGGGCGCCTTCAGGGACGTGATGGTGATCCAGTAGAGCGGGAAGACCGTGAAGACCAGCCACAGCCCCAGGAAGGTGAACTTGGTGGCCCGGCCCGCCGTGGACTCCTTGCCGATCACGACTTCACCTCTCGCTTCTCACGCGTGGCCAGGAGGAAGAAGACCGCGAACACCAGCAGTGTGGCGACGACGATGAGCCCGAGCGCGGACGCCCTGCCGTAGTCGCCCTGCTGGGTGATCTTGATCATCCAGGTGGTCACGATGTGCGTCTCGTTGTTCGGCCCGCCGCCGGTCATCCCGAAGATCAGGTCGGGGAAGTTGAAGATCCAGATGACGCGCAGCAGCACGGTCAGCGCGAGCGTGACCCTGATGTACGGAATGGTGATCTGGAAGAGGGTGCGCACCTTGCCCGCGCCGTCCAGCGCCGCCGCCTCGTACAGCTCCTCGGGGATGGACTGCAGCGCGGCCAGGATCATGATGGTGAAGAAGGTGACGCCGTACCAGATGTTGGCTACCACGACGGCGAACATGGCCGTCTTCGGGTCGGCCAGCCAGGCGACCGGCTCGTCGATCAGGCCCACCTTCTGGAGCAGGTCGTTGACGACGCCGAACTCGCTGTTGAACATCCAGCGGAACAGGATGCCGATGAGGAAGCCGGATATCGCCCAGGGGAAGAAGATCAGCGCCTGGTAGAGGCCCCGGAAGCGGAACTTCCTGCGCAGCCACAGCGCGAGGGCGAAGCCGATCACCAACTGGGGCACGATCGACCCGAACACCCAGATCCCGGTGTTGCCCAGCACGGTGCCCCAGGCGGGGTCGGCGAAGACGTCGCGGAAGTTCTTCAGGCCCACCCATGAGGTGTCGGTCAGGTCCGTCAGCTTCCAGTTGCGGAAGGCCATCTGGCTGCCGGCGATCATCGGGTAGTACGTGAAGACCGCCACGAAGACCGCGGCCGGTGCCATGAACGCGGCGATGAGGAAGCCGCGCCGGGCGGTGAACTCCGGCTTGCGGCGGCCTCGTTGTGCGCCGCGGCCGGGCGGGGTGCCCCCTGTTCCGGAGGACCCCGCCGACGCCGTTTTCGTCGTTTCCGTCGTGTCGGACGCGGTCGGCATGGCTAGTTCTCCTGCTGCCGCTTCTCGGTCCAGTACGCGTCCCAGCCGTCCAGCAGCTTCTCGGGAGTCGTCTTGCCCAGCACCATCTTCTGGATGTCCGCGTCGGCCTTCTGCTGCCACTCCGCCCACCAGGCGACGCCGCGCGGCTGGCTGACGTTGAGGTACGTGTCCGGGTTCTCCGTCATGGTGACGTAGCTGGACCAGGGGCCGGTCTTGTAGAAGGGGTCCTCGGTCGCCGACTTGAGGATCGGCACCAGGCTGTTCTTCTTGGTGAAGGCCGTCGACGCCTTGCCCTCGGAGAGGAACTCGACCAGCTTGACGGCCTCTGCCTTGTGCTTGCTGCCGTCCGCGATCCCCCAGCCGGCGGTGGCGAGCGGCTGTACGGTCTTGCCGCTGGGCCCCGCCACCAGCGGAGCGGTGTCCCACTGGTCCTTCGCGATCGCCTTGGACTCCGAGACGGTGGCGATCACTTCCGGGTCCTGCAGGAGGAAGGCCGTGGAGCCGTTGGAGAAGCCCTCGACCATCTCCGGGTAGCCCCAGGAGACCGACGACTTGGGAGACGCCTCCTTGAAGAGCTTGAGGTAGGTCTTCATCGCGTCGACCGCTTCAGGGGCCGCGAAGATCGTGCTGCCGTCCTTCACCTTGAAGCCGTCGGCGGGGTCGATCTTGTCGGCGACGTACGCCTCGATGACGGCGGTGGCGTTGCCGTTGGCGTTGGCCCCGCCCCGGAAGGCGTACCCGTACCGGCGCTCGGCCGGATCGTGGATGGCGGAGGCCTGTTCGAGAAGCTCGTCCCAGGTGGCCGGAGGCTTGTCGAAGCCGGCCTCCTTGATCAGGTCGGTGCGGTAGAAGACGCTCAGGCCGTAGAAGCCGTACGGGACGAAGTACGTCTTGCCTTCGGCGGTCTCGGAGGCCTTGACGGCGTTCTCCGTCATCGCCTCCCAGCCCTTCCAGGGCTTGAGGTCCTTCTTCATGTCGTGGAGCCACCCGTTGTTCGACCACGGGCCCACGGTGGTGTCCCGTACTTCGAGGGTGTCCACGCCGCTGCCGGACTGGAGCATCTGCTGGATCTTCTGGTCCGCCTGCTCGGTGGGCGGCGAGATCAGATTGACCTTGATCTTGGAGTTCTGCTTCTCGAAGTCCGCTATGAGGCTCTTCAGCAGGTCCGTGCGGGCGGGGTTAGTCAGGCTCTCGACCATGTTGAGGGTGACCGTTCCGTCGGCTTCTCCGCCGCTCATGGCGGAACAGCCGGTCAGGACCATGGTGGCGGCTGTGCCGAGGGCGAGAGCTGCCGTCCTTCTACTCATCGTGCCGTCCTCTTCCTTGGATACGGGCGCGCCGGCTGCGGCTTCGGGGCCGTGAGCCGTGCTGTCGGGGGCCGTGCTGTCGGGGAAGCGCGGTGTCGCGCCGTCGACGCGCCGGGCTGTCAGTGGGCCGCACGGGCCCATTCGCCGATGACGGGGACGCAGTCCTCGGCGAAGTACTCGTAGTCGGCGGCGGTGTTGTAGACGTGTGCGGACAGCCGCATGTAGCCGATGCCGTCGAAACTGGTGAAGGCCGCCTCCACGCCCAGTTCGCGGGCCGCGCGGTCGCGCAGCGCGTCCGCCTCGATCCGGCTGGCGGCCAGCCCTTCGGGCAGTCGCACGAGCCGCATACCAGGAACGGGCATGCCCACGTCGACGGTGCCGGGGACGGCGCCGAGTCCGGCGAAGGCGGCTCCGACGAGGCGCTCGGCGTAGCCGGCCAGGTCGTCCATGTACTGGCGTGCGGTGTCCCAGCCCCAGGTGCGGTCGACGAAGTCCAGTGCCGTCGACGCGGCGAGATAGCCGGTGACGTCCACCGTGCCCTGCTGGTCGAAGCGGTCGGGGTAGGGATCGGCGGCGCCCCACGAGTCGATCAGCGGGTAGAGGTCCTCGCGCAGCGCGCCGCGTGCGACCAGTGCGGCGGTGCCGCGCGGTGCGCAGCCCCACTTGTGCAGGTTGCCGACCCAGAAGTCGCACGTCAGGCCGTCCAGCGGGGCGGCGATCAGGCCGGGGGCGTGCGCGCCGTCCACGAGCAGGGGGATCCCAAGCCGCCCGGCCTGCGCACCGATGCGCTCCACCGGCATCCGACGGGCGGTCGCCGAGGTGATCTGGTCGACGACGATCAGGTCCGTGGCGTCGTCGACCTCCGCCATCACGGCCTCGTACGCGTGCTCCTCGTCCGCGTCCAGCGGCACCCGGGCGGTACGGACCTCGCCGTCCCAACGGCGGGCCAGTCGTTCGGCGCCCATGGTCACGGCTCCGTAGCCGTGGTCGGTGACGACGATCGCGCCGCCGCGGCGGCGCGGGAGAGCGTTGAGTACGACGCTGACTCCGGCACTCGCGTTGGGCACCAGGGCGAGGTCGTCGGGCGTGGCCCGCAGGAAGGCGGCGAGGTCGACCCGGGCGTCGGCGATCTTCTGCGGCAGCGCGGGGAACCACACCACCGGGGAGCTGTCCATCTCGGCCCTCAGTTCGTTCTGCCGCTCCTGCGCCACCAGCGGGACCGCCCCGAACGAACCGTGGTTCAGGTGCTTCATGACGGGATCGAGCGACCACGCCCGGGCGGCGGGCCGGCCGTCCGCCAGCAGCAGGGGACGCGGGGCGGTGGTGACCTCGGTCTCGCTCACATCACTCCACATCTACCGAACCCGAGTGCCACCAGACATCAGAGGATGACGGCGACACGTATGATGACTCGGCATCCTGGCAGGCGTTTTCCGGCCTCGCAAGGGTCATGCAGCGAAAGTCATCAGATGACTTCCGGCCGATACGTCCGAGACATCAGATGACTGACTACAGTGCCCGAGGGTTTCGGTGGTGCCGCCGGCCCGTCAGGGGAGGAATCGGATGTCCGCAGTCGACAAGGCGTTCCACGGTCTGCGTCACATGATCGCGACGGGACGTCTGGGCCCGGGGGATCGCATCCCGCCCGAGGCCGAGCTCGGCGAGGAACTGGGCGTCTCGCGGGGTCCGTTGCGCGAGGCCGTACGGATGCTCGCGGCGCTCGGCGTTGTGGAGCCGCGGCACGGATCGGGCACATACGTCTCCCAGCTCCGGCCGGAGGACGTCATCGGAAGTCTCTCTCTGACTCTCGAACTCCTGCCGCTGTCGGGCCTGTTGGAGGTCTACGAGATCCGGCGGGTGCTGGAGGCGCACGTGGCCGCCAAAGCCGCCGCGCGCCGGACCCCCGAGACGGTGAAAACGCTCTACTCGCTCATCGAGTCCATGGAGGCCACCGAGGATCCCACCGAGGCCTCGGAGCTCGACCACCGTTTCCACGCGGAGGTCGCGCGGGCCGCCGAGAACCCCACACTCGCCTCCCTGCTCGCGGTCTTCCGCGCCCGCTCCCGCAAGTACCAGGTCTTCACCCTCCCCGAAGGCCCGGAAATGCGACGCAAGAGCGACGCCGACCACCGGGTCCTGGCCACAGCGATCGCCGACCGCGACCCGGGCGCCGCCGCCGGCGCCGCCGAGGCCCACGTCGCCCAGACGGAACGATGGCTGCGAGCCTTCATGCCACCGGTGGAGGAGAACGACGGAGGGCCGGAGGACTCCCGGGGCTGACGGCCGCTCGTTCTCGGAGCACGGTCGGGCGGGGTCATCCGTAGCGGCTGAAGAGTGCCCGGAGGTAGTCCTCCAGCCGATGGGTGAGCGTCATGGGCGTGAGGTCATGCCGGCCGAGTTCCCGCCAGGGCCCGGCGACCTTCTCCGCCTCCGGCGCGAAGGCCAGGGCATCCAGCAGACGCCAGTACAGGTGACCTCCGTGGTCCCCGTCGAGCACTCCCCCGGCCGCCGAGTAGTCGTCGGCCAGGCGCATTCCGGCGTCGACGCCGTGCAGCAGGGCGAGCGCGGTGGAGCAGTGTGCCACATCCAGGTCGGCCGGGCCCCAGGACGTCTCCACCCAGTCCACGACACCGGTGACCGCCAAGTCGGCGCCGTGGCCGGTGAAGAGGACATTGCCGGGATGGAAGTCCCGGTGCAGGAAACAGGACCGGTACGGCGGGGGCGGACGACGGATGACATCCACGGCTCGTCGCCACAGTTCGGGCCGCGGCGTGCCTTCGGGCAACCGCACGCGATCGGGTGCCGTCCAGGCCTCGTACGTACGCGGCCGTGACCTCGTCGGCACGAACAGCCCATGGATGTCGACGAGTTGTCGAGCCAGCAGCTCGGTCCTGCGCGGCACGTCCTCGTCGTCCAGCCTGACGCTTCCCGGCAGCCAGGACATCAGGAGCGAGGGGTGGTCACAGTGCGCAGCCAGGGCATCCACACCGTGGAAGTCGGCGGCCGGCACGGGTGTCTCCGCGAGGAACCTCAACATGTCCGCTTCGCGCGTGAGCAGCCCCTGCGCGTGCTTGACGAAGAAGGGCTTGACGAACGACCGCAGGACGAACGACCGGGGTTCGCCCTTCCCTTCGATGTCGAGACGGCGCATCCGCGAGGTCCAGCCGCCGCGCAGCGGGACGACGGCCCTGATGCGATCGCCTTCGCCCAGCGTCTTCTCCACCCAGGCACGGGTGTTGGACCAGCCTCGATCATCCACTCCGGCACCCACGACGTCCGCATGCTCCCCCACGTCCACGGGAACAGCCTACTGATCACCGAGGAGCCCGGAACTCCATAGGATCGCGCGATGGTGACCTTCGAGATCGACGATGTGACGCCCGCAGTCGAGCCGTTGCCCACCCGGCCTCTCGGTGAACTTGTTGTGGGTGCGCTCGCGGTCGGTGGGGACCCGAATACGCCGGTTGTCGAGCCGAATGGTGTGCATCCGCTGCTCGGGGCGGTGGGGCGTGCGTTCGCCGATCATCGTCGGCTCGTGCTGACTCCGGACGCGGTGTGGCTGACCATCGCGCAGGGCCTCGCCCAGCACATCCGTCTGCATGCCGAGGAACTGCGGCCGCGGCTGGTGCGTCACGCCGGTCGCAAGCGGCTCACCGTGGCCGTCGACGGACCGATGCCGCACGACCCGAACTCCTGGCAGGACGCCGTGGAGTTGTTCCACAAACTGCTCGCGGCGGAGATCAAGGACACCGGGACGAACGCCGACCTCTTCGAGTGCGACTTCTCCACCAGTACCGACGTCGAGCGGGTAGCGGGACGCATTGTCATGCTGGACGCGTACGCGCCGTACTTCGCGGTGTGGATGACCTTCGTGTGCGGAATCCCGTCGATCACGTTGACCGGCACGGTCGAGGACTGGCAGCGGATTCACGCACGGCTGGACGCGGTCGCCGACCTGGGCCCGGAGACGTGGTGCCGATCGCTCGTCCCGATAGCCGACCAGTTCGTGCGTGCCGCGACAGGCGACGTGGACACCGCGTTCTGGCAGCGCATCTACAGTCCGGTCGACGCCTATGGCGGCGAGGTGGTCACGGGGTGGATCGCGCGGTTCTATCCGTACCTGACCCGCCACGGTGCCGTCGCGAAGCCGAATCCACTGCTGGAACTTCCTCTCGACGAACCACGCGACCTGACCCTCGACGGCATGTTCTACCGGGGCCCAGGGGTGCGCAGCGACGAGGTGCCGGCGACCCTGTCACGGCTGGTCGTCCACATCAACGACCGGGTGGGGGGCGACAATCGAGCGGTCGCCCTGCACGCCGGACTCGTGGGTGTCGGGCAGGACGACGACGGGTCGCTGCGGCCGGTGGCGGGCTGGCATCTCGCGTCGGCGGCGGTCGAGATGGACGACGTGATCGACCGGATCGTGCGCGACCATGCCACCACCCCCGCGCAGTCGCCGGACGGGCTCTGGTTCGAGGGGTGCGCGGACGTGGTGGCGCTCTACAGTCGCGTCGGCTCCGCGACGCTGTTCGACGGCGCCTGGCGGCTCCGGCCGATCGCCGAGCGCCGCACGGTGTGGCGCGGCCACCGCGCGCATTCGATCGCCGTCGTCATCGACCTCGCGGACGGCCGGAGCCTCGGCGCGGTCGACAACTCCCGCACACGGACGACCCATTGGGTCGTCTGCCGGGTCGAGGAAGTACCGTCCGACGCCGCGGAAACGAACCGCCCGCGCCGCCGGCTCGTCGACGAGCCGAACGAGGTCCCGGTGTACGGCACTTCACTCGCTCTCCTCCTCGATGCGGCCCTGGACTCGGGCGGTGACATCGCGCACCTGGAGACCGGCCGACTCGACGAACTGGACCGCGGTATCGCCTGACCGAGGCGACCGGATACAGGGCTCGGGAACCGGCGCTGACGTCGTCCGTCACCCTCGGGTGGGATCTGATGCCAAGCGGGCCGGGTGTTGCCTGGCTGTACGCCAATTCACGCTGTCCTCGATGGGCAGGTGAGTGGCGGCGTCGCAGTCGTAGGAGCCGACCCGGACAGTTACGAATGATCGAAGGGGGCGGGGGAGTGGCCTTCCCAGATCTGGCGGGATGCCTGTTCGGGGTAGGGCAGAGTCTTCGACTCGGCGTCCAGGACGCGGGTGAGGTGCCCGCCGGGCCGGTGGGCGGACCAGCCCGCGTCGCCGGTGGTGACGAAGCGAACCCATACCTCCTGGAGTTCGCGGGAGAGCGCGACGGCCTCGGGAGTTGGCTCCCCGCCGATGAGCTGGGTGCCGACGGGGCTGTCCAGCGTGCCGAACGCCAGGGGCACGTCGAGGCTGTGGCAGGCGCCGAGGATGCCGCCGAGGACCGGGGTGACCCAGCTCAGTTCGAACAGGTACGAGGTGCCGCCGGCTGCGGCGTTCGCCTCGGCCAGCTTCTGTGACGGCATGCGGAAGAGGGCGTCGGAGTACACCGTCTCCACCAGCTCCTCCGGGCCTGCCTGCGGGAACGCGGCACGGTAGGCCCGCGCGCCGTCCGGTCGCGGGGCGAGCAGTTCCAGGGCTGCGTGGGCGTCCTCCTCGGTGAAGGTGCCGTGCCGTCCGCTCATGACGCTGAAATACCGGAATTCGTCCCGGGTGTGGCCGACGAGCAGTTCGGTCCCGCTCGCGCGGGCGCCGGTCAGCGCGGCCCAGGGCGTTTCCGGGAGGACCTCGCCGTCGACGACGGGGCACAGCGCCGTGCCGGTCTCCGTGAGGCGTCCCCAGTTCTCCCGGTGCGCGTGGAGACCGGCGTTGAAGGAGGTGAGCTCGGCGGCCAGGTGCCACGGGTCGATGTCGCGCAGGGCCTCGGCGGTGGGGGCCACCGCGCCGAGCCGGTCCGCGAACGCGGCGGTGACCTCCCGTGCCAGTGCGGGGGTGCTGTGCAGCCCCGGCACCGAATGGGCGATGGCCCGCCGGAACAGGCCGCGCGCGGACTTCATCGTCAGCAGGGCGGCGACCGAGCCCGCCCCGGCGGACAGCCCACCCACGGTGACCCGGCCGGGGTCGCCTCCGAAGGCGGCGATGTTGCGCTGCACCCATTCCAGCGCCGCGATCTGGTCGAGGAATCCGCGGTTGGGCGGCGCGTCGTCGAGGAACGCGAATCCCTCCGCGCCCACGCGGCAGTTGATGGTCACCACGACGACTCCCGCCTCGGCCAGCGCCGCCGGGTCGTACATCGGGTCGCTCGACACCGCCGAGAGGTAGCCGCCCACGGGGATCCACACCAGGACCGGCAGTCCCGCCGCGCCGGGATCCGGAGTGCCGACGTCGAGCGTCAGCCAGTCGGTGCCCTGCGGGGGCACGTCGATCGGCAGGGACAGCGGCACCACGGGGCCGAACTCGACCGCCTGCCTCGTCCCCTCCCAGCGGTGCGGTGGCGCGGGTGCGGCGAAGCGGAGCGCTCCGACCGGGGGCTGGGCGTAGGGGATGCCGCGGAACACCGCGTGCCCCTGCCGCCGGCGCCCCTGCACCACGCCTTCCGCGGTCCGTACCTTTGGCTGTTCGGACATGACGATTCCTTCCCTCGAGTGGACCCAAGGTTATGGGTCAGATGTATTATGTCGACTGTATTGGAACAGTCCAGGGGTACGAGGGAGGAGCCGGCGATGCCGAAACAGGTGGATCACCGCAGACGCCGCGAAGCGATCGCCCGCGCACTGTGGCGGGTGGTGGAGCAGCGCGGCGTCACACAGCTGACGATGCGCGTGGTGGCGCAGGAGGCGGGCATGTCACTCGGGCAGCTGCAGCACTACTTCGCCTCCCGGACCGCCATGCTCTCCTTCGCCATGGATTTCGCGTCCGAGCAGACCTCGGTGCGCGTGAACCAGGGGCTCGAAAAGCTCGGTGACCGTCCGCACCCCCGTGACGTGCTGCGACTGACGCTCGCGGAAATGCTCCCCCTGCATGCCGACGCCCGCGCGACCAGCCGGATGAGCGCCGCCTACGTCCTGGAGGCGCTGCACGACCGGGCCGTGCACGAGCAGGCGCGCCGCGGCCTCGTCCAAGGGCGGGGCCTCGTCGAGCAGTTGGTCCGCCAGGCGATCGCCGACGGGCACATCGACTCCGGCCGCGACCCGGCGACCGAGACCAACCTGCTCCTCGCCCTCACCGGCTTCACCTCCCTGA from Streptomyces sp. NBC_00258 includes:
- a CDS encoding TetR/AcrR family transcriptional regulator, coding for MPKQVDHRRRREAIARALWRVVEQRGVTQLTMRVVAQEAGMSLGQLQHYFASRTAMLSFAMDFASEQTSVRVNQGLEKLGDRPHPRDVLRLTLAEMLPLHADARATSRMSAAYVLEALHDRAVHEQARRGLVQGRGLVEQLVRQAIADGHIDSGRDPATETNLLLALTGFTSLIELDVIEPSDALAAIDVHLDRLFSST
- a CDS encoding ABC transporter substrate-binding protein, translated to MSRRTAALALGTAATMVLTGCSAMSGGEADGTVTLNMVESLTNPARTDLLKSLIADFEKQNSKIKVNLISPPTEQADQKIQQMLQSGSGVDTLEVRDTTVGPWSNNGWLHDMKKDLKPWKGWEAMTENAVKASETAEGKTYFVPYGFYGLSVFYRTDLIKEAGFDKPPATWDELLEQASAIHDPAERRYGYAFRGGANANGNATAVIEAYVADKIDPADGFKVKDGSTIFAAPEAVDAMKTYLKLFKEASPKSSVSWGYPEMVEGFSNGSTAFLLQDPEVIATVSESKAIAKDQWDTAPLVAGPSGKTVQPLATAGWGIADGSKHKAEAVKLVEFLSEGKASTAFTKKNSLVPILKSATEDPFYKTGPWSSYVTMTENPDTYLNVSQPRGVAWWAEWQQKADADIQKMVLGKTTPEKLLDGWDAYWTEKRQQEN
- a CDS encoding FadR/GntR family transcriptional regulator, yielding MSAVDKAFHGLRHMIATGRLGPGDRIPPEAELGEELGVSRGPLREAVRMLAALGVVEPRHGSGTYVSQLRPEDVIGSLSLTLELLPLSGLLEVYEIRRVLEAHVAAKAAARRTPETVKTLYSLIESMEATEDPTEASELDHRFHAEVARAAENPTLASLLAVFRARSRKYQVFTLPEGPEMRRKSDADHRVLATAIADRDPGAAAGAAEAHVAQTERWLRAFMPPVEENDGGPEDSRG
- a CDS encoding phosphotransferase family protein, coding for MDVGEHADVVGAGVDDRGWSNTRAWVEKTLGEGDRIRAVVPLRGGWTSRMRRLDIEGKGEPRSFVLRSFVKPFFVKHAQGLLTREADMLRFLAETPVPAADFHGVDALAAHCDHPSLLMSWLPGSVRLDDEDVPRRTELLARQLVDIHGLFVPTRSRPRTYEAWTAPDRVRLPEGTPRPELWRRAVDVIRRPPPPYRSCFLHRDFHPGNVLFTGHGADLAVTGVVDWVETSWGPADLDVAHCSTALALLHGVDAGMRLADDYSAAGGVLDGDHGGHLYWRLLDALAFAPEAEKVAGPWRELGRHDLTPMTLTHRLEDYLRALFSRYG
- a CDS encoding DUF4419 domain-containing protein; the encoded protein is MVTFEIDDVTPAVEPLPTRPLGELVVGALAVGGDPNTPVVEPNGVHPLLGAVGRAFADHRRLVLTPDAVWLTIAQGLAQHIRLHAEELRPRLVRHAGRKRLTVAVDGPMPHDPNSWQDAVELFHKLLAAEIKDTGTNADLFECDFSTSTDVERVAGRIVMLDAYAPYFAVWMTFVCGIPSITLTGTVEDWQRIHARLDAVADLGPETWCRSLVPIADQFVRAATGDVDTAFWQRIYSPVDAYGGEVVTGWIARFYPYLTRHGAVAKPNPLLELPLDEPRDLTLDGMFYRGPGVRSDEVPATLSRLVVHINDRVGGDNRAVALHAGLVGVGQDDDGSLRPVAGWHLASAAVEMDDVIDRIVRDHATTPAQSPDGLWFEGCADVVALYSRVGSATLFDGAWRLRPIAERRTVWRGHRAHSIAVVIDLADGRSLGAVDNSRTRTTHWVVCRVEEVPSDAAETNRPRRRLVDEPNEVPVYGTSLALLLDAALDSGGDIAHLETGRLDELDRGIA
- a CDS encoding carbohydrate ABC transporter permease, translated to MPTASDTTETTKTASAGSSGTGGTPPGRGAQRGRRKPEFTARRGFLIAAFMAPAAVFVAVFTYYPMIAGSQMAFRNWKLTDLTDTSWVGLKNFRDVFADPAWGTVLGNTGIWVFGSIVPQLVIGFALALWLRRKFRFRGLYQALIFFPWAISGFLIGILFRWMFNSEFGVVNDLLQKVGLIDEPVAWLADPKTAMFAVVVANIWYGVTFFTIMILAALQSIPEELYEAAALDGAGKVRTLFQITIPYIRVTLALTVLLRVIWIFNFPDLIFGMTGGGPNNETHIVTTWMIKITQQGDYGRASALGLIVVATLLVFAVFFLLATREKREVKS
- a CDS encoding aminotransferase class V-fold PLP-dependent enzyme; translated protein: MSETEVTTAPRPLLLADGRPAARAWSLDPVMKHLNHGSFGAVPLVAQERQNELRAEMDSSPVVWFPALPQKIADARVDLAAFLRATPDDLALVPNASAGVSVVLNALPRRRGGAIVVTDHGYGAVTMGAERLARRWDGEVRTARVPLDADEEHAYEAVMAEVDDATDLIVVDQITSATARRMPVERIGAQAGRLGIPLLVDGAHAPGLIAAPLDGLTCDFWVGNLHKWGCAPRGTAALVARGALREDLYPLIDSWGAADPYPDRFDQQGTVDVTGYLAASTALDFVDRTWGWDTARQYMDDLAGYAERLVGAAFAGLGAVPGTVDVGMPVPGMRLVRLPEGLAASRIEADALRDRAARELGVEAAFTSFDGIGYMRLSAHVYNTAADYEYFAEDCVPVIGEWARAAH
- a CDS encoding carbohydrate ABC transporter permease; its protein translation is MIGKESTAGRATKFTFLGLWLVFTVFPLYWITITSLKAPGDIFAFPIAYWPEHFSLENYSGLFGKADFGVYLTNSLIVAFVAGAVATAISMLSAYVLARFEFRTKSALLMAALVTQMIPTFIALGPLYLLMTDLNLVDNRLGLILVYVAVCIPFCTVMLRGFFENIPDALEEAAMIDGLSRFGALFRVLLPVMRPGIVAAFIFNFVNCWNELFLSVTLMNSDSNKTVPTALNGFISSFNIDWGSMSAAAVLTILPTMVLFAFASRHIVQGLTAGAVKG
- a CDS encoding carboxylesterase/lipase family protein — its product is MSEQPKVRTAEGVVQGRRRQGHAVFRGIPYAQPPVGALRFAAPAPPHRWEGTRQAVEFGPVVPLSLPIDVPPQGTDWLTLDVGTPDPGAAGLPVLVWIPVGGYLSAVSSDPMYDPAALAEAGVVVVTINCRVGAEGFAFLDDAPPNRGFLDQIAALEWVQRNIAAFGGDPGRVTVGGLSAGAGSVAALLTMKSARGLFRRAIAHSVPGLHSTPALAREVTAAFADRLGAVAPTAEALRDIDPWHLAAELTSFNAGLHAHRENWGRLTETGTALCPVVDGEVLPETPWAALTGARASGTELLVGHTRDEFRYFSVMSGRHGTFTEEDAHAALELLAPRPDGARAYRAAFPQAGPEELVETVYSDALFRMPSQKLAEANAAAGGTSYLFELSWVTPVLGGILGACHSLDVPLAFGTLDSPVGTQLIGGEPTPEAVALSRELQEVWVRFVTTGDAGWSAHRPGGHLTRVLDAESKTLPYPEQASRQIWEGHSPAPFDHS